One Candidatus Binataceae bacterium genomic region harbors:
- a CDS encoding methylmalonyl-CoA mutase family protein, which produces MAEEKELAQARRRWQEQVLEPALARSGERRERFTTSSDLEVHRLYDPTDLSEFDYLRDLGFPGQYPFTRGVQPTMYRGRLWTMRQYAGYGTAEEANRRYRFLFEQGQTGLSVAFDLPTQMGRDADHPLAQGEVGRVGVAISALPDMEQLLEGLPLDRISTSMTINATAAVLLALYLVVAQRRGVAWSKLNGTIQNDILKEYVARGTYIYPPRPSMRLITDIFGFTSREVPNWNPISISGYHIREAGSTAAQELAFTLANAIAYVEAALAAGLAVDSFAPRLSFFFNVHNNFFEEIAKFRAARRMWAQIMRQRFGARLAHSMALRFHAQTAGMTLAAHQVDNNVVRVTLQALAAVLGGTQSLHTNAKDEALALPTEASALLALRTQQVIAHESGVDSTVDPLAGSYFVERLTSDLEAQALHYLARIDELGGAVAAIEQGYLQREIQNAAYRYQREIESGQRVVVGVNRYRSHEEVPIEVLRVDPELEQKQHERLAQLRAGRDRVATARALAGVERAARAGDNLLPAILEAVRALATVGEIADALRAVFGEYRPGREF; this is translated from the coding sequence ATGGCGGAAGAAAAGGAGTTGGCACAGGCGCGCCGCCGCTGGCAGGAGCAAGTGCTGGAGCCGGCCCTAGCGCGCAGCGGCGAGCGACGCGAACGCTTCACCACCAGCTCGGACCTGGAGGTGCATCGGCTGTACGACCCGACCGATCTGAGCGAGTTCGACTACCTGCGCGACCTCGGGTTTCCCGGCCAATACCCGTTCACCCGCGGAGTTCAGCCCACGATGTATCGCGGGCGGCTGTGGACGATGCGCCAGTATGCCGGCTACGGCACCGCCGAGGAGGCCAATCGCCGTTACCGTTTCCTCTTCGAGCAGGGACAGACCGGCCTATCGGTCGCCTTCGATCTACCCACTCAGATGGGCCGTGACGCCGACCATCCGCTGGCCCAGGGCGAAGTGGGCCGGGTCGGAGTGGCGATCAGTGCGCTGCCCGACATGGAGCAGCTGCTGGAGGGACTGCCGCTGGACCGGATCTCGACCTCGATGACGATTAACGCGACCGCCGCCGTCCTGCTGGCTCTCTACCTGGTGGTGGCGCAGCGGCGCGGGGTGGCATGGAGCAAGCTCAACGGCACGATTCAGAATGACATCCTCAAGGAATATGTCGCGCGGGGCACCTATATCTATCCTCCGCGCCCCTCGATGCGGCTGATTACCGATATTTTCGGCTTCACCAGCCGCGAGGTGCCCAATTGGAACCCCATTTCGATTTCCGGCTACCATATCCGCGAGGCTGGCTCGACCGCGGCCCAGGAGTTGGCCTTCACTCTGGCCAACGCCATCGCCTACGTTGAAGCAGCGCTAGCGGCGGGGCTGGCTGTGGATAGCTTCGCGCCGCGCCTGTCGTTCTTTTTCAACGTCCACAATAATTTCTTCGAGGAGATCGCCAAATTTCGCGCCGCGCGCCGGATGTGGGCCCAAATCATGCGGCAGCGTTTTGGCGCCCGCCTGGCTCATTCGATGGCCTTACGCTTTCATGCCCAGACCGCTGGCATGACGCTGGCCGCTCACCAGGTCGACAACAACGTGGTGCGGGTGACCCTGCAAGCGCTGGCCGCGGTTTTGGGCGGAACGCAATCGCTGCACACCAACGCCAAGGACGAGGCGCTGGCGCTGCCGACTGAGGCCTCGGCCCTGCTCGCCCTGCGCACCCAACAGGTAATCGCGCACGAGAGCGGGGTCGATAGCACCGTCGATCCGCTGGCCGGCTCCTATTTCGTGGAGCGGCTTACGAGCGATTTGGAAGCCCAGGCATTGCACTACCTTGCGCGAATCGACGAGCTGGGTGGCGCGGTGGCGGCAATCGAGCAAGGATACCTGCAGCGCGAGATTCAAAACGCGGCCTATCGCTACCAGCGCGAGATCGAAAGCGGTCAGCGCGTCGTGGTCGGAGTCAACCGGTATCGCAGTCACGAGGAAGTGCCGATCGAGGTCCTGCGCGTCGATCCCGAGTTGGAGCAAAAACAGCATGAGCGCTTGGCGCAGTTGCGCGCCGGGCGCGACCGCGTCGCGACCGCGCGCGCGTTGGCTGGAGTCGAGCGCGCCGCCCGGGCGGGCGACAATCTGCTGCCCGCGATTCTGGAGGCGGTGCGCGCGCTGGCCACGGTGGGTGAAATCGCCGACGCTTTGCGCGCGGTATTTGGCGAATATCGTCCGGGGCGGGAGTTTTAA
- a CDS encoding acetyl-CoA carboxylase biotin carboxylase subunit, translating into MFKRILIANRGEIALRVMRACRDLGIESVAVFSEPDRTAAHVLAADLALPIGPAPAAESYLNTSRLIEAARRVGVQAIHPGYGFLSENARFARAVNEAGLVFIGPSPEAIEQMGDKVAARRLMAAAGVPVVPGSPGLVADEAAVRATIKEIGLPIMLKAAGGGGGKGMRLVEEEKDLGPAIRAVMGEARSAFGDARFYVERFIRQPHHIEFQIFADQTGRTVHLFERECSIQRRNQKVVEESPSPVMTPALRAAMGAIAVKAAQAVNYTGAGTIEFLLDSQRNFYFLEMNTRIQVEHPITELVTGTDLVRAQIEVAAGLPLPFRQEELRQSGWGLECRIYAEDARHDFAPAPGRITRLRLPEGPGVRNDCGVREGGEVSTYYDPMIAKLAVWGSDRAQALSRMRRALGEYEIGGSLHTNLEFHRWLMDHPRFLAGDYDVGFVHDEYHPQPTEPVEPPLLAAALAAALATRRRAHSGPGARAETGSAWKTLSRLQWLQRR; encoded by the coding sequence ATGTTCAAACGCATCCTAATCGCCAATCGTGGCGAGATAGCCCTACGCGTGATGCGAGCTTGCCGCGATCTGGGAATCGAGAGCGTGGCGGTTTTTTCCGAACCCGACCGGACCGCCGCGCACGTTCTGGCCGCCGACCTGGCGCTGCCCATCGGCCCTGCGCCGGCCGCCGAGAGTTATTTGAATACGTCACGTCTGATTGAAGCGGCCCGGCGCGTCGGGGTGCAGGCGATTCATCCCGGCTACGGCTTTTTGTCGGAGAACGCGCGCTTTGCCCGTGCCGTAAACGAAGCTGGGCTGGTCTTTATCGGCCCCTCGCCCGAAGCGATCGAGCAAATGGGCGACAAGGTCGCGGCGCGCCGTCTGATGGCGGCTGCCGGCGTGCCGGTGGTCCCTGGTTCGCCGGGGCTGGTGGCCGACGAAGCAGCAGTCCGGGCCACTATCAAGGAAATCGGGCTGCCGATCATGCTCAAGGCGGCCGGCGGCGGCGGGGGCAAAGGGATGCGCCTGGTGGAGGAGGAAAAGGACCTCGGCCCCGCGATCCGCGCGGTCATGGGCGAGGCACGCTCAGCTTTCGGCGACGCCCGCTTTTACGTTGAACGCTTCATTCGTCAACCCCATCATATCGAGTTCCAGATCTTTGCCGATCAAACCGGCCGCACCGTCCATCTGTTCGAACGCGAATGCTCTATTCAACGCCGCAACCAGAAGGTGGTGGAGGAAAGTCCTTCGCCGGTAATGACGCCCGCCTTGCGTGCCGCGATGGGCGCGATTGCGGTCAAGGCGGCCCAGGCGGTCAATTACACGGGAGCCGGAACTATCGAATTTCTGCTCGATAGCCAGCGCAATTTTTATTTTCTGGAGATGAATACTCGAATCCAGGTCGAGCATCCGATCACCGAGCTGGTAACCGGCACCGATTTGGTGCGCGCACAGATAGAGGTTGCCGCCGGGCTGCCGCTGCCCTTTCGCCAGGAGGAGCTGAGACAATCGGGATGGGGGCTGGAATGCCGCATCTACGCCGAGGACGCACGCCATGACTTCGCCCCAGCTCCAGGCAGAATCACGCGCTTGCGCCTGCCCGAAGGCCCCGGTGTACGCAACGATTGCGGCGTGCGCGAGGGCGGCGAAGTCTCTACCTATTACGATCCAATGATCGCCAAACTGGCGGTGTGGGGCAGCGATCGAGCCCAGGCGCTCAGCCGAATGCGCCGGGCACTGGGCGAGTACGAGATCGGCGGCAGCTTGCACACCAATCTGGAATTCCATCGCTGGCTGATGGACCATCCCCGCTTCTTGGCCGGCGATTACGACGTCGGCTTCGTCCACGACGAGTACCATCCGCAGCCAACCGAGCCGGTGGAACCGCCCTTGCTGGCGGCAGCGCTGGCGGCCGCTTTAGCTACCAGGCGCCGCGCCCACAGCGGGCCCGGCGCACGAGCGGAGACGGGCTCGGCCTGGAAGACTCTAAGCCGGCTGCAATGGCTTCAGCGCCGTTAG
- a CDS encoding arginine decarboxylase, pyruvoyl-dependent codes for MGPVGNAVFLTRGVGKHREKLTSFELALRAAGIAEYNLVRVSSIFPPNCRLIPQQEGLKYLTPGQIVYTVMHDNATNEPHRLMAASVGLAIPANPSQYGYLSEHHSYGETEQKAGDYAEDLAASMLATILGVDFDPNVGYDERKDIWRMSDKIVTTRNVTQSAIGDRDGLWTTVVAAAVFVVVPDNR; via the coding sequence ATGGGGCCAGTCGGCAACGCAGTCTTTCTGACCAGAGGCGTGGGCAAGCACCGCGAGAAGCTCACTTCCTTTGAGTTAGCGTTGCGCGCCGCCGGCATTGCCGAGTACAACCTGGTGCGGGTCAGCTCGATCTTTCCGCCCAACTGCCGGCTCATCCCGCAACAAGAAGGGCTGAAGTACCTCACCCCCGGCCAGATCGTGTATACGGTGATGCACGACAACGCGACTAACGAACCCCACCGGTTGATGGCGGCCTCGGTCGGGCTGGCGATTCCCGCCAATCCCTCCCAGTACGGCTACTTGTCTGAGCATCACAGCTACGGCGAAACCGAGCAGAAGGCGGGCGACTATGCCGAGGATCTGGCGGCCTCGATGCTGGCCACGATTCTGGGTGTGGACTTCGATCCCAACGTGGGTTACGACGAGCGCAAGGATATTTGGCGGATGTCGGACAAAATCGTCACCACCCGCAACGTTACCCAATCCGCGATCGGCGATCGTGACGGTCTGTGGACCACGGTGGTGGCGGCCGCGGTCTTCGTGGTCGTACCCGACAACCGCTAA
- a CDS encoding biotin/lipoyl-containing protein translates to MKRSGSVNGEVFEFSAHETAPDNWRVELNGVAYELELQELFPGCFSILLDGRSLLADLTAHDDSFEIQIAGQTLRLDLGAARAAAPRQAQAGGALEIKAMMPGRVVEVLVTAQKLVEAEQGLVVIEAMKMENEIRAPRAGRILAIKVTAGQTVETGQVLMVLE, encoded by the coding sequence ATGAAACGCAGCGGTTCGGTAAATGGCGAAGTGTTTGAATTCAGCGCGCATGAAACGGCACCTGACAACTGGCGCGTGGAACTCAACGGCGTTGCTTACGAGCTCGAATTGCAAGAGCTTTTCCCCGGGTGCTTTTCCATCCTGCTTGATGGCCGTTCGCTGCTTGCGGACCTGACTGCCCATGACGACAGCTTCGAAATTCAGATCGCGGGACAGACGTTGCGGCTCGATCTCGGCGCGGCCCGTGCCGCCGCTCCGCGCCAGGCCCAGGCGGGCGGAGCGCTGGAAATCAAAGCTATGATGCCCGGTCGGGTGGTGGAAGTTCTAGTCACTGCGCAAAAGCTGGTCGAGGCCGAACAGGGCTTGGTGGTGATCGAGGCAATGAAGATGGAGAATGAAATTCGGGCACCACGGGCCGGTCGGATCCTCGCGATCAAAGTAACCGCCGGGCAAACCGTCGAAACCGGACAGGTCCTGATGGTCCTGGAATAA